In uncultured Campylobacter sp., a genomic segment contains:
- a CDS encoding YceI family protein: MKKLIKFSLAAALAASCVNAAVYEIDPAHSNVGFKIKHLSISKVSGNFGKFNAVIDYDKSAKELKVLEATIETASVNTQNDKRDEHLRSADFFDAAKFDKITYKMVKFEKESDTEGKVVGTLTMRGITKPVVLKFELGGFTAGDNGKEKIGFSLEGNTKRKLFEIGLDTPEITLSDKVELEIEAEAKEK; the protein is encoded by the coding sequence GCAAGCTGCGTAAACGCCGCAGTCTACGAGATTGACCCGGCGCACAGCAACGTAGGCTTTAAAATCAAACACCTAAGCATATCAAAAGTAAGCGGAAATTTCGGCAAATTTAACGCCGTAATCGACTACGACAAAAGCGCTAAGGAGCTAAAAGTGCTCGAGGCCACCATCGAGACAGCCTCGGTAAATACGCAAAACGACAAGCGTGACGAGCATCTGCGAAGTGCCGATTTTTTCGATGCGGCGAAATTCGACAAAATCACCTACAAAATGGTCAAATTTGAAAAAGAAAGCGACACCGAAGGCAAGGTCGTCGGCACCCTCACGATGCGCGGCATCACTAAGCCCGTGGTGCTAAAATTCGAGCTTGGCGGCTTTACCGCAGGCGATAACGGCAAGGAAAAAATCGGCTTTAGCCTAGAAGGCAACACGAAACGCAAGCTCTTTGAGATCGGGCTAGATACCCCTGAAATCACGCTATCTGACAAGGTTGAGCTAGAGATAGAAGCCGAAGCAAAAGAAAAATAA
- a CDS encoding glycerate kinase, translating into MKILIAIDSFKGSLSSLEAGNAVKEGIEALAGEIDEVTVKPIADGGEGSVEALADALDGEFIDVIVQNPLGEKIPARYALAGELGILEMASSSGLMLVEKERRNPMKTSTYGFGQMILHAISKGARKFIVGIGGSATNDAGTGMLSALGYEFFDENGELLEGKGENLIKITKISNKNVVPELKECEFLVACDVDNPLFGKNGAAYVYGPQKGADEQMVKDLDAGLISFASATSEHFSSEFWNFKGAGAAGGLGYGFVSYLNAKLKPGIDIIMEEIRLEDDVKNADLVITGEGRLDFQSSMGKTPTGVAKITKKYGKPVIALAGSVSPCAGGCNENGIDAFFSVLNEPVSLEEAMDKQTATRNLKMTAEQALRLYLLGRKG; encoded by the coding sequence ATGAAAATTCTAATAGCAATCGACTCTTTCAAAGGCTCCCTTAGCTCCCTCGAGGCCGGCAACGCCGTAAAAGAGGGCATCGAAGCCTTGGCCGGCGAGATAGATGAGGTGACGGTTAAGCCCATCGCGGACGGCGGTGAGGGTAGCGTGGAGGCCTTGGCGGACGCGCTAGATGGCGAGTTTATCGACGTCATCGTGCAAAATCCTCTCGGCGAAAAGATCCCCGCTAGATACGCGCTAGCGGGCGAACTTGGCATCCTCGAGATGGCGTCTTCTAGCGGACTCATGCTAGTGGAAAAAGAGCGCCGAAACCCGATGAAAACGAGCACTTACGGCTTTGGGCAGATGATTTTGCATGCTATTAGCAAGGGCGCGCGTAAATTTATCGTCGGTATCGGCGGCAGCGCGACGAACGACGCGGGCACGGGCATGCTAAGCGCGCTGGGATACGAGTTTTTTGATGAAAACGGCGAGTTGCTCGAGGGTAAAGGCGAAAACCTCATAAAAATCACCAAAATTTCAAACAAAAACGTAGTGCCCGAGCTCAAAGAGTGCGAATTTCTCGTAGCTTGCGACGTGGATAATCCGCTCTTTGGCAAAAACGGCGCGGCCTACGTCTACGGCCCGCAAAAGGGCGCGGACGAGCAGATGGTAAAGGATCTAGACGCCGGTCTTATAAGCTTTGCGAGCGCGACGAGCGAGCACTTTTCGAGCGAATTTTGGAACTTCAAGGGCGCGGGCGCGGCAGGCGGGCTAGGGTACGGGTTTGTGAGCTACTTAAACGCCAAACTAAAGCCCGGCATCGACATCATCATGGAGGAAATCCGCCTCGAAGATGACGTGAAAAACGCCGATCTAGTCATCACCGGCGAGGGACGACTGGACTTTCAAAGCTCGATGGGCAAGACCCCGACCGGAGTGGCGAAGATTACCAAAAAATACGGCAAACCCGTCATCGCGCTAGCGGGCAGCGTGTCGCCGTGCGCGGGCGGCTGTAACGAAAACGGCATCGATGCGTTTTTTAGCGTATTAAACGAGCCAGTGAGCCTAGAAGAGGCGATGGATAAGCAAACCGCGACGCGCAATCTCAAAATGACCGCAGAGCAGGCTTTGAGGCTATATTTGCTAGGGCGTAAGGGGTAA